The proteins below come from a single Ictalurus furcatus strain D&B chromosome 15, Billie_1.0, whole genome shotgun sequence genomic window:
- the wfdc2 gene encoding WAP four-disulfide core domain protein 3, producing MQTTHFHLQSIPLTLSVLVRFFSSRVQTCKSVQRKMKLKLLSLFTLVLFTLTEWPNLIEGAAARNCTVKPGICPRRKWGSGMCAEYCTKDSDCPNEEKCCHNGCGHECITPYTVKLGRCPIPKGTPMCAEYCYHDGECPGVQKCCRTTCGHACSEPC from the exons ATGCAGACGACACATTTCCACCTTCAGTCCATTCCTCTTACCCTTTCTGTCCTAGTTAGGTTCTTTTCCTCTCGAGTTCAGACCTGTAAGAGTGTGCAGAGGAAGATGAAGCTAAAACTCCTCTCTCTGTTTACTCTTGTGCTCTTCACCTTGACTGAATGGCCGAACCTGATCGAAGGAGCTGCAGCACGTAACTGCACAG TCAAGCCAGGAATCTGTCCTCGTCGGAAATGGGGTTCAGGAATGTGTGCTGAATACTGCACTAAAGACAGCGACTGTCCCAACGAGGAGAAATGCTGCCATAACGGCTGTGGCCACGAGTGCATCACTCCTTATACAG TGAAGCTTGGTCGATGCCCCATACCCAAGGGGACCCCGATGTGTGCGGAGTATTGCTATCATGATGGTGAGTGTCCTGGAGTGCAGAAGTGCTGCAGGACCACGTGTGGCCATGCCTGCAGTGAACCTTGCTAA